A region of Vitis riparia cultivar Riparia Gloire de Montpellier isolate 1030 chromosome 12, EGFV_Vit.rip_1.0, whole genome shotgun sequence DNA encodes the following proteins:
- the LOC117926829 gene encoding transcription factor bHLH117 — translation MQRDSQASLPTGEGSGAYPMAFAGQTTDDFCFNAMFSGVSLQTFVSLNQEKSLGSLPDYGTSTFPVTDATGFGFSSEDFTALQQKQVGECSKQLKMPKKELVENEEKTDKSSEPFTFTSNASDTFPILCDSSFHHLPELRSVEQFSTHAESSHKRVRSYSPTDSYTLDAIVKSFKLSNCFSAPYRWPDPPPPPVVPQSSLARQRRQKISDKTRCLQKLMPWDKKMDMATMLEEAYKYIKFLQAQIRALQSMPCDSNFVPHNPINDTGPFGGLTRLNRQQLLQVLVNSPVAQTMLYSKGCCVFSLEQLILLKKLAESRLLLQHLLFDPSKLS, via the coding sequence ATGCAGAGGGATTCGCAAGCGAGTTTGCCCACCGGTGAGGGTTCTGGGGCTTACCCTATGGCCTTCGCTGGACAAACTACAGATGATTTTTGCTTCAACGCCATGTTTTCAGGGGTCAGTCTTCAGACATTTGTCAGCCTTAATCAGGAGAAGAGCCTGGGTTCTTTACCGGACTACGGAACCAGCACTTTTCCGGTGACCGATGCGACTGGTTTTGGTTTTTCCAGCGAGGATTTCACGGCGTTGCAGCAGAAACAGGTTGGCGAGTGCTCGAAGCAGCTCAAAATGCCGAAGAAAGAGCTGGTGGAGAATGAAGAGAAGACGGACAAGTCTAGTGAGCCATTTACATTCACCTCCAACGCCTCAGATACTTTTCCTATTCTTTGTGACTCGAGCTTTCACCATTTGCCGGAACTCCGCTCTGTCGAACAGTTTTCTACTCATGCCGAGTCGTCTCACAAACGCGTCCGATCCTACTCGCCGACCGACTCGTACACGCTCGACGCCATAGTGAAGAGTTTCAAGCTATCGAACTGCTTCTCCGCACCGTACAGATGGCCGGACCCTCCGCCTCCGCCGGTGGTGCCGCAGAGCAGTCTAGCGCGGCAGAGGCGGCAGAAAATCAGCGACAAGACTCGATGCTTGCAGAAGCTGATGCCGTGGGACAAGAAGATGGACATGGCGACGATGCTCGAAGAGGCCTACAAGTACATCAAGTTCCTCCAGGCGCAGATCAGAGCACTGCAATCCATGCCATGCGACTCCAACTTCGTTCCACACAACCCTATCAACGACACGGGCCCCTTCGGCGGACTGACGCGGCTCAACCGGCAACAGCTGCTTCAGGTTCTGGTGAACTCGCCAGTGGCTCAAACGATGCTCTACTCGAAGGGATGCTGCGTCTTCTCTCTGGAGCAGTTGATCCTGCTGAAGAAGTTAGCCGAGAGCAGGCTTCTTCTCCAGCACTTGCTCTTCGATCCTTCCAAGCTCTCCTGA